A part of Salvelinus alpinus chromosome 23, SLU_Salpinus.1, whole genome shotgun sequence genomic DNA contains:
- the LOC139550732 gene encoding cysteine-rich secretory protein LCCL domain-containing 1-like, with the protein MKGVPQDLLRGFGLLFFAQTVLSMVIPNSTHLEAILEKYMNKDDEWWVSKQRGKRAITDGDMHLILDLHNKLRGQVYPQASNMEYMVWDTELERSAEHWAHTCMWEHGPQHMLTQIGQNLGAHWGRDRPPTFHVQAWYDEVRDYSYPYPQECNPHCPFRCSGPVCTHYTQMVWATSSHIGCAINVCYNMNVWGMIWTKAVYLVCNYSPPGNWWGHAPYKHGSPCSACPPSYGGGCRDNLCYKENGVQRRPAPELEETNYIEPESQPEPRAQEPRARPLPPTPSSNDNVERNEVVSTVQMCQQMDCETKLRDRCKGTTCNRYECPPGCLSSPGKVVGTGYYDMQSSVCGAGFHAGIIDDGGGWLDVTRQGRKSHFTKSYKNGVQSVAMNRSANSFNVFTVPVKAVTCETTVAQFCPYKKPARHCPRMYCPRNCLHETRARVIGTQWYSDKSSICRAAIHAGVIQNDSGGYLDVQPVDKRRQYSGSYQNRISSESLQNPSGGKAFRVFAVI; encoded by the exons ATGAAGGGTGTACCTCAGGACTTGCTGAGAGGGTTTGGGTTGCTATTCTTTGCCCAAACAGTACTTTCTATGGTGATCCCTAACTCTACTCACCTGGAGGCCATACTGGAGAAGTATATGAACAAAGATGATGAGTGGTGGGTGTCCaaacagagagggaagagagccATCACTGACGGTGATATGCACCTCATCCTCGATTTGCACAACAAGCTCAGAGGTCAAGTTTATCCTCAAGCTTCAAATATGGAGTATATG GTTTGGGATACGGAGCTGGAGAGGAGTGCTGAACACTGGGCACACACCTGCATGTGGGAGCATGGACCACAACACATGCTAACCCAGATTGGACAGAACCTGGGTGCCCACTGGGGAAG AGACCGACCACCAACATTTCACGTCCAAGCCTGGTATGATGAAGTGAGAGACTACAGCTATCCCTATCCACAGGAGTGTaacccacactgccctttcagaTGCTCTGGTCCCGTCTGCACTCACTACACACAG ATGGTTTGGGCAACAAGCAGCCATATCGGATGTGCTATTAATGTGTGCTACAACATGAATGTGTGGGGCATGATTTGGACTAAAGCTGTGTACTTGGTTTGCAACTACTCACCGCC GGGAAACTGGTGGGGGCATGCCCCATACAAACATGGCAGCCCGTGCTCTGCCTGTCCGCCCAGCTACGGTGGAGGCTGTAGGGACAATCTCTGCTACAAAG AGAACGGAGTACAGAGACGTCCTGCCCCTGAACTAGAAGAGACAAATTACATCGAGCCGGAGTCACAGCCAGAACCGAGGGCCCAAGAGCCTCGGGCGAGACCACTGCCCCCAACACCATCATCCAATGACAACGTGGAGAGGAATGAGGTGGTCAGCACAGTGCAAATGT gtCAACAGATGGACTGTGAGACCAAGCTGCGTGATCGTTGTAAAGGAACCACTTGTAATAG GTACGAGTGTCCTCCTGGATGCTTGTCTAGCCCAGGGAAAGTAGTAGGGACTGGGTATTATGATATG CAATCAAGTGTTTGCGGAGCTGGTTTCCACGCTGGAATCATAGACGATGGTGGAGGCTGGCTGGACGTTACAAGACAAGGAAGAAAATCACATTTCACAAAGTCATACAAAAATGGTGTTCAGTCTGTTGC GATGAACAGGAGTGCAAATTCCTTCAACGTATTTACTGTACCAG TAAAAGCAGTCACATGTGAGACCACCGTTGCACAGTTCTGTCCCTACAAAAAACCTGCACGGCACTGTCCAAG GATGTATTGCCCCCGCAATTGTCTGCATGAGACCCGTGCCAGAGTCATTGGAACACAATGGTATTCGGAT AAATCCAGTATATGTCGAGCAGCCATCCATGCTGGTGTCATTCAGAATGACTCAGGAGGCTACCTGGATGTGCAGCCTGTGGACAAGAGGAGACAGTACAGCGGTAGCTATCAGAACAGAATCTCTTCAGAAAG CCTACAGAATCCCTCAGGTGGCAAAGCATTCAGAGTATTTGCAGTCATTTGA
- the pi15b gene encoding peptidase inhibitor 15, with protein sequence MKGMCYFTNVVLFCIASGASGWLIHNSTESTSIANFTDMNSTLNAQVSALTPKSRRKRWISQSDMLTILDYHNKVRANVFPPAANMEYMVWDEGLARSAEAWAATCLWEHGPPFLLRYLGQNLSVRTGGYRSILQLVKPWYDEVNDYMFPYPRDCNPRCPMRCSAPMCTHYTQMVWATTNRVGCAVQTCYNMVVWGAMWRQATYLVCNYSPKGNWVGEPPYRVGIPCSACPPSYGGSCSNNLCFPAITSNYMYWFK encoded by the exons ATGAAAGGCATGTGCTATTTTACCAATGTGGTCCTGTTCTGCATAGCCAGTGGAGCAAGTGGATGGCTCATCCATAACTCGACAGAATCCACTTCAATAGCCAATTTCACCGACATGAACTCAACGTTAAACGCGCAGGTGTCTGCGCTCACCCCCAAGTCTAGACGGAAACGCTGGATTTCACAAAGCGACATGCTTACCATCCTTGACTATCACAATAAAGTCCGAGCAAACGTCTTTCCACCTGCTGCAAATATGGAGTATATG GTGTGGGATGAAGGCCTTGCCAGATCTGCTGAAGCCTGGGCAGCCACGTGTCTCTGGGAACATGGACCACCATTTCTACTGAGATACCTGGGACAGAACCTGTCGGTCAGAACAGGGGG ATATCGCTCCATTCTGCAGCTGGTCAAACCTTGGTATGACGAAGTCAATGATTACATGTTTCCATACCCTCGTGACTGCAACCCCAGGTGTCCTATGAGGTGCTCTGCACCGATGTGTACACATTACACTCAG ATGGTGTGGGCTACAACGAACAGAGTTGGGTGTGCAGTTCAAACGTGCTATAACATGGTTGTCTGGGGAGCCATGTGGAGACAAGCAacatacctggtctgtaattatTCCCCAAA GGGGAACTGGGTAGGAGAACCTCCCTACAGAGTTGGCATCCCATGTTCAGCATGCCCACCAAGCTACGGAGGCTCATGTAGTAACAACCTATGTTTCCCTGCAATAACGTCCAACTACATGTACTGGTTCAAGTAA